A window of Exiguobacterium sp. FSL W8-0210 contains these coding sequences:
- a CDS encoding sigma factor, translated as MNDLLRNWIPLVNSLLSRLSIHPNEHDECRQAALLRLWKSIEEGKVMTVTFARIRAKGAMLDYLATRNRTLATEVAVETMPELPRTPNVSFHYLLSELKRDLSNKEYTFLEALMHGTEETLGYSPARLRSLKSELRQKVQLLLG; from the coding sequence ATGAACGACTTACTACGCAACTGGATTCCCCTCGTCAACTCCCTCCTGTCCCGCCTGTCGATCCACCCGAATGAACATGATGAATGCCGGCAAGCCGCCCTGCTCCGACTTTGGAAATCAATTGAAGAAGGCAAGGTCATGACCGTCACCTTCGCCCGGATTCGGGCAAAGGGCGCGATGCTCGACTACCTGGCAACCCGCAACCGGACCCTTGCGACCGAAGTCGCGGTCGAGACGATGCCGGAGCTTCCTCGGACACCGAACGTCTCCTTTCATTATCTCCTAAGCGAACTCAAACGGGATCTGTCGAATAAAGAGTACACGTTTCTCGAAGCCTTGATGCACGGCACGGAAGAGACGCTCGGTTACTCACCGGCGCGACTGCGTTCATTAAAGTCGGAACTCCGGCAGAAAGTCCAGCTCCTTCTCGGATGA
- a CDS encoding transposase, producing the protein MNHLTLKEIERLLRGLGYKGSYGAIRYQARDIRRGLLLENPLFFSRKDACRLLWQWPKKNEKDIADVSELLREYPDLSIPFCFIQGFREAIRVRDSEELLQLIMNPKVMAHPRLARFVRRLKKDLPVILAACQYEENNGYVEGNVNRLKMIERLIYGRANFDLLRIRVLCRNPDPKL; encoded by the coding sequence ATGAACCATTTGACATTGAAGGAAATCGAACGGTTGCTCAGAGGTCTAGGGTATAAGGGATCTTACGGGGCTATCCGCTATCAGGCTCGAGATATTCGTAGGGGGCTGCTTCTGGAAAATCCGCTCTTTTTTTCGCGTAAAGATGCGTGTCGACTACTTTGGCAATGGCCGAAAAAGAATGAGAAAGACATCGCAGATGTTTCAGAGTTGCTGCGCGAATATCCGGATCTTTCAATCCCATTCTGCTTCATCCAAGGATTCCGAGAAGCCATACGCGTGCGAGATAGCGAGGAGCTGCTCCAATTGATTATGAACCCGAAAGTCATGGCGCATCCGAGGCTCGCTCGTTTTGTACGTCGCCTCAAAAAAGATCTTCCGGTCATTTTGGCAGCCTGTCAGTACGAAGAAAACAATGGCTACGTGGAAGGTAATGTCAATCGATTGAAAATGATCGAACGCCTCATATATGGGCGTGCTAACTTCGATCTACTCCGTATTCGAGTGCTCTGTCGTAATCCAGATCCGAAGCTTTAA
- a CDS encoding phospholipase D-like domain-containing protein — MTQRQLLIVNVLVSFLPWVFPAGISLVMLLILGLISVYIWYIQRDYDQRTAYMTLAVMTLLTMFHFFLFDQLLSAIYVVLLCMSFIVINLLSKQVQVAPEATEIVAYKSTPTMDVARQEHELTRALMMQMDHYMEQVLRTMENVMQKTEASSNQKMAELHAMMESHSLHMRKDLEGLNGKIDRNADVTAEQSEAMMADLQTALRLHESKDETLQEVMELLKEKSSDGLDVETMRQIIQDLQLKDVKPMNRHYVENQQMKDLFYRAFDEAHSDICIVSPWLGNWLLRDKNLKNKIEAALKRGVDIKIVYGIGMDKGMRDDRAVTSEKVAKDLKNRWLKKGYPGKVKLHVSNTHFKLLMCDETYLVIGSYNFLSNQGKFGEAGSWHEAGEYAEDTERIRQLKEIHFSF; from the coding sequence ATGACACAACGACAATTACTCATCGTCAATGTATTGGTATCTTTTTTACCATGGGTATTTCCCGCGGGAATCAGTTTAGTGATGTTACTGATCCTCGGTCTAATCAGTGTCTATATCTGGTACATACAGCGCGACTATGATCAACGAACCGCCTATATGACACTTGCCGTGATGACACTCTTGACTATGTTCCATTTCTTTTTATTTGATCAATTGCTGTCGGCAATCTATGTCGTCCTTTTATGTATGAGCTTTATCGTAATCAATCTTTTGTCAAAGCAAGTACAGGTTGCTCCTGAGGCTACGGAAATAGTTGCTTATAAATCAACGCCTACCATGGACGTGGCACGTCAAGAACACGAATTGACACGAGCACTGATGATGCAGATGGATCATTACATGGAGCAGGTGTTGCGAACGATGGAGAACGTCATGCAAAAAACGGAAGCGTCATCCAATCAAAAAATGGCTGAATTGCACGCCATGATGGAAAGCCATTCGCTGCACATGAGGAAAGATCTTGAAGGATTGAACGGGAAGATTGATCGAAATGCAGACGTGACAGCTGAACAGTCGGAAGCCATGATGGCTGATTTACAGACGGCTCTTCGTCTTCATGAAAGCAAAGATGAGACATTACAAGAAGTCATGGAACTGTTGAAAGAAAAGTCGTCTGACGGATTAGACGTCGAGACGATGCGGCAAATCATTCAGGATTTACAACTGAAAGATGTGAAACCCATGAATCGGCACTACGTTGAAAACCAACAGATGAAGGATTTATTCTATCGCGCTTTTGATGAAGCACACTCTGACATCTGTATTGTCAGTCCGTGGTTAGGGAATTGGCTACTGAGAGACAAAAACCTGAAGAATAAAATAGAGGCGGCACTCAAACGTGGCGTGGATATCAAAATCGTCTATGGTATTGGAATGGATAAAGGAATGCGGGACGATCGAGCAGTCACGTCTGAAAAGGTCGCGAAAGACTTGAAGAATAGATGGCTGAAAAAAGGCTACCCAGGAAAAGTGAAGTTACATGTTTCGAATACCCATTTCAAACTCTTGATGTGTGATGAGACTTATTTAGTCATAGGTAGCTATAATTTCTTGTCGAATCAAGGAAAGTTTGGAGAGGCGGGATCTTGGCATGAAGCAGGCGAGTATGCTGAAGATACAGAACGGATTCGTCAACTAAAAGAGATTCATTTTTCGTTTTGA
- a CDS encoding DUF1430 domain-containing protein — protein MNLIFVVLILSLELLVIWTVLRLEYQVNAIELSVQKVIGYSIWQKNRRLIVSTMGITLVSTLAVALTAYILEFSSPGLLLAGGGLLLVAEGVLLIWLIRKIERANVQRILKGGNL, from the coding sequence ATGAATCTGATCTTTGTCGTACTGATTCTTAGTCTGGAGTTACTCGTCATCTGGACGGTGCTACGACTCGAGTATCAAGTGAATGCGATCGAGTTATCGGTTCAGAAGGTGATAGGGTACAGCATCTGGCAGAAAAACCGACGCCTGATCGTGTCGACAATGGGAATTACGCTTGTCAGTACACTGGCTGTAGCGCTTACTGCCTATATCCTTGAGTTTTCTTCACCTGGGCTATTGTTAGCTGGCGGAGGACTCTTACTAGTGGCAGAAGGCGTCTTGCTAATTTGGCTGATTCGAAAGATTGAACGGGCAAATGTCCAGCGCATTTTAAAGGGGGGGAATCTATGA
- a CDS encoding tyrosine-type recombinase/integrase, whose translation MMTYYQERLLAIIEQADYRPLTKKAYRSDVQHLCRHVERIDVPSLQRYGKFLRDTYAPATAARRLHALSILFDQLVAERSLPTNPLARVKKPIPAPYRRLAFTYDDVHRVLETIRDETVYAFSFLLLHTGLRFSEARDLQLADIDFARDQLLVRSGKGDQSRQVPLHHALRDVLTRYIETIRPNALPLFCEDSGRPVNPAKFRRVLKEASERCLGRILRPHDIRVTFATTLYHVHQTDILTIMRLLGHSDVRTTQHYVLPSHDIAHLSVNRLKRTDD comes from the coding sequence ATGATGACCTATTACCAAGAACGCTTACTCGCAATCATCGAACAGGCGGACTATCGTCCTTTGACGAAAAAAGCCTATCGCTCGGACGTACAACATCTCTGTCGCCACGTCGAACGAATCGATGTTCCGTCGCTGCAACGCTATGGTAAGTTTCTACGCGACACGTACGCCCCAGCAACTGCCGCTCGACGACTACATGCTCTCTCCATCCTGTTCGATCAACTGGTCGCGGAACGTTCACTCCCGACAAATCCGTTGGCTCGCGTCAAAAAACCGATTCCTGCACCCTACCGACGACTTGCCTTCACGTACGACGACGTCCACCGTGTCCTCGAGACGATTCGTGATGAGACCGTCTACGCCTTTAGCTTTCTTCTCCTGCACACGGGGCTGCGGTTTTCGGAAGCCCGTGACTTACAGCTCGCAGATATCGACTTTGCACGCGATCAGTTACTCGTCCGAAGCGGTAAAGGCGATCAATCACGTCAGGTTCCGCTGCATCATGCGTTACGTGATGTCCTGACGCGCTATATCGAGACGATTCGTCCTAATGCACTTCCATTATTTTGCGAAGACAGTGGACGACCGGTCAATCCGGCAAAGTTTCGCCGTGTCCTAAAAGAAGCAAGTGAACGATGTCTTGGACGGATCCTGCGGCCGCACGATATCCGGGTGACGTTCGCAACGACGCTCTATCACGTGCATCAGACGGATATTTTAACGATCATGCGCTTGCTTGGGCATAGCGACGTCCGGACGACCCAACACTACGTCCTACCGTCGCACGACATTGCTCATTTGTCGGTTAATCGACTCAAGCGGACAGACGATTAA
- the istB gene encoding IS21-like element helper ATPase IstB gives MCKSLRLAYVAEIYESIPMESSEMFLMRLFETEMRLCEEAKAERLIKKSKFINNKSLEDYRWHDNIYFPRHLKKEELMSLSFIDHQQNIVLTGAPGTGKTHLAIGLGREACRKGKEVRFFRVSELVEQLTKAWRDGKLSSFHARLDSADLIVLDEMGYLPLSKESAELLFHLITDWYEKKSIIITSNLEFSQWNRIFTDPRLKSALVDCVIHHAHILTFTGDSYRVTHALSRN, from the coding sequence ATGTGCAAATCCCTCCGACTCGCATACGTCGCTGAAATTTACGAATCGATTCCGATGGAATCGTCCGAGATGTTTCTCATGCGACTCTTCGAGACGGAGATGAGGCTTTGTGAAGAAGCGAAGGCAGAGAGGCTCATAAAAAAATCAAAGTTCATCAATAACAAATCGCTTGAAGACTATCGTTGGCATGATAACATCTACTTTCCCCGCCATCTCAAAAAAGAGGAATTGATGTCACTATCCTTCATCGATCATCAACAAAATATCGTACTCACAGGTGCCCCCGGCACAGGGAAGACGCATCTAGCGATTGGTCTAGGACGGGAAGCCTGCCGTAAAGGAAAGGAGGTACGATTCTTTCGTGTTTCGGAGCTCGTAGAGCAACTTACCAAGGCATGGCGTGATGGGAAGCTGAGTAGCTTCCACGCACGTCTCGATTCCGCGGATCTTATCGTCTTAGATGAGATGGGCTATCTTCCATTATCCAAAGAGTCCGCTGAGCTGCTTTTCCATCTCATAACAGACTGGTACGAAAAGAAAAGTATCATCATCACATCAAATCTAGAATTCAGTCAATGGAATCGCATTTTCACAGACCCGAGATTGAAGTCGGCACTCGTCGATTGCGTGATTCATCATGCGCACATTCTGACTTTCACGGGTGACAGTTACCGCGTCACACATGCATTATCAAGAAATTAA
- a CDS encoding tyrosine-type recombinase/integrase, with product MTHYDYLDQYLLTHSKYAAHTIKAYRSDLRQMRSHHVDWSVASLQRYFHWMKACYKPSTILRRYHVLRRLGNVLVEQKRIKKNPMIEIRPIVHQRLQDETYHDSEELIPVIRQIQNPTYRLFFEVLSQTGLRFMEARLLTVQDFNVVTNELYIRHGKGGRTRTVPIGESLCDKIVLFLAGRTTGYLFQSVTGRKINEHAVRKALREVGFTYLGRHVRPHMLRIAYATYLYQQAGLKLLDIKRLLGHASISTTEGYIRSQTNHVRDVLNRLSA from the coding sequence ATGACACACTATGACTATCTCGATCAGTATCTGTTGACGCATTCGAAATATGCGGCGCATACCATTAAGGCGTACCGGAGCGACCTTCGGCAAATGAGAAGTCATCACGTCGATTGGTCGGTTGCATCCTTACAGCGTTATTTTCACTGGATGAAGGCATGCTATAAACCATCGACGATTTTGCGACGCTACCATGTCTTGCGTCGGCTTGGTAATGTTCTCGTCGAGCAGAAACGCATCAAAAAGAATCCGATGATCGAGATCCGTCCGATTGTCCACCAACGTTTGCAGGATGAGACGTATCACGATAGTGAAGAGTTGATTCCGGTAATCCGGCAGATTCAAAATCCAACTTATCGCCTCTTCTTCGAGGTGCTCAGTCAAACAGGCCTCCGCTTCATGGAGGCCCGTTTGTTGACGGTACAGGATTTTAATGTGGTGACGAATGAACTGTACATTCGTCACGGCAAAGGTGGGCGAACACGGACGGTTCCGATCGGGGAATCACTTTGCGATAAGATCGTTCTATTTCTAGCGGGTCGTACGACCGGCTATTTGTTTCAGTCTGTCACGGGACGGAAGATCAATGAACATGCGGTGAGAAAAGCACTTCGCGAGGTAGGATTCACGTATCTAGGACGTCACGTTCGTCCGCATATGCTCCGGATCGCCTATGCGACCTATCTCTATCAACAAGCCGGTTTGAAGCTGCTTGATATAAAACGTCTGCTTGGTCACGCCAGCATCTCGACGACGGAAGGATACATCCGTAGCCAGACGAATCACGTCCGGGACGTTCTTAATCGTCTGTCCGCTTGA
- a CDS encoding transposase: MTTLMLAMNAKEAARVCPTIGIRISHDTLLKILRRVPVPSEQPGIIGIDDFAFKKGRRYGTIICNAQTHRPIELFRSRNPDELIAWMDRLIEKPVRASSDRFPGYQETLQKKGVTVVSDRFHLIHNLWELFVTVCRRVLPGRLPIPKKQSAVEELPSSITDLLPIDSNRQILVSFVQAMYRKGMSLNAIARSLHLNWRTVKKYSELNDQTSLLRPKRPHSIDRYMDHLREYV; the protein is encoded by the coding sequence TTGACGACATTGATGCTTGCCATGAATGCTAAGGAAGCGGCACGTGTTTGCCCGACGATCGGTATAAGGATCAGTCACGATACACTTCTCAAGATTTTGAGACGCGTCCCTGTTCCTTCGGAACAGCCAGGTATCATCGGGATTGACGACTTCGCCTTCAAAAAAGGACGTCGTTATGGAACAATCATCTGCAATGCACAGACCCATCGTCCAATCGAATTATTCCGTTCACGGAATCCCGACGAGCTGATCGCATGGATGGATCGACTCATCGAAAAGCCTGTCCGAGCGTCTTCAGACAGATTCCCAGGATATCAGGAAACACTTCAGAAAAAAGGCGTCACAGTAGTGAGTGATCGTTTCCACCTGATCCACAATCTGTGGGAGTTGTTCGTTACCGTTTGTAGACGTGTGCTACCTGGTCGCCTGCCTATCCCTAAGAAACAGTCTGCGGTAGAGGAACTTCCGTCCTCTATCACAGACTTACTGCCTATCGATTCTAATCGTCAAATACTTGTCTCTTTTGTTCAAGCCATGTATCGAAAGGGCATGTCCCTGAATGCAATCGCTCGTTCTCTTCACCTGAATTGGCGAACTGTCAAGAAGTATAGTGAGCTTAATGATCAAACCTCGTTACTACGACCGAAGCGTCCCCACTCAATTGATCGCTATATGGACCATTTAAGAGAGTACGTATGA
- a CDS encoding exodeoxyribonuclease VII large subunit translates to MKQSKGTFIVVTACILILLVGGAIYKLNLFDSSSNNATKPVPSVKADETTEAGQTTTIATLDSSMKGQQQTITGTILERSMNKGHVFLKVKDTSGTISVPIFKDKAIDATEMSVGQKITVTGEVDEYQGKIEIIPQTQKDLVVMETKESERLTNDDIGQTKTISAEIVSKYVHPKGHIFLTVESENGQSLKVPLFSTLQPDATTYPVHATAIITGKVTEYKGELELVPETLGDVEVTNKKAETVQTRQISSIKSSDRGSQVVVEGMVEQVTEKKGHLFLQLTQDDSQIKAVLFKADNDEIKGRKERIENAMTSRFPIRVVATVDVYQDELELIIDKVLVD, encoded by the coding sequence GTGAAACAATCAAAAGGAACGTTCATCGTAGTGACTGCATGCATACTGATATTACTCGTCGGGGGAGCGATCTATAAGTTAAATCTGTTTGATTCGAGTTCAAACAACGCAACAAAGCCCGTCCCATCTGTAAAAGCGGACGAAACGACGGAAGCGGGTCAAACGACGACGATTGCAACGCTCGATTCCTCGATGAAAGGGCAACAACAAACTATTACGGGAACGATTCTAGAGCGGTCCATGAATAAAGGGCATGTCTTTCTAAAAGTCAAAGATACGAGTGGAACGATCAGTGTCCCTATTTTTAAAGACAAAGCGATTGACGCGACAGAAATGAGTGTCGGTCAGAAGATTACTGTTACAGGAGAAGTGGATGAATATCAAGGAAAGATTGAAATCATTCCCCAAACACAAAAAGATCTCGTCGTGATGGAGACAAAAGAAAGCGAACGTCTCACAAATGACGACATCGGACAAACAAAGACGATCTCTGCCGAAATTGTTTCGAAATATGTTCATCCGAAGGGACATATTTTCTTGACGGTCGAGAGTGAAAATGGACAATCACTGAAAGTTCCGTTGTTTTCGACATTACAACCAGATGCTACGACGTACCCCGTTCATGCTACAGCCATAATCACAGGAAAAGTAACCGAATACAAAGGTGAGTTAGAGCTCGTACCGGAGACGTTAGGAGACGTGGAGGTCACGAATAAAAAAGCAGAGACGGTGCAAACACGTCAGATTTCATCCATCAAATCGTCAGACCGTGGATCACAAGTCGTCGTCGAAGGAATGGTCGAGCAAGTGACGGAGAAGAAAGGACATCTCTTCTTGCAGTTGACGCAAGACGATTCACAAATCAAAGCAGTCTTATTCAAAGCCGACAATGATGAAATTAAGGGAAGAAAAGAGCGCATTGAAAATGCGATGACTTCCCGTTTTCCGATTCGTGTCGTAGCGACCGTCGATGTCTATCAAGATGAACTCGAACTCATCATTGATAAAGTTTTAGTAGATTGA